In a genomic window of Pseudomonas sp. PDM14:
- a CDS encoding Ig-like domain-containing protein: TVTIADITTTADNTPTFSGTSSNTSGNLTLTVNGSDYTVTPNADGTWSFTLPTNAALADGDYTATI; the protein is encoded by the coding sequence CGACCGTGACCATCGCCGACATCACCACCACCGCCGACAACACCCCGACCTTCAGCGGCACTTCGTCCAATACTTCGGGCAACCTGACCCTGACCGTCAACGGTTCCGACTACACCGTTACCCCGAATGCCGATGGCACCTGGTCCTTCACCCTGCCAACCAACGCTGCGCTGGCAGACGGTGACTACACCGCCACCATCA